AAGGATCGAGGTTGTAATTCATCTTGGGCAATTTGCTGATTTGAAATAATTTATCATCTTTGTTTTTTTTAAATAGGACCTTTAAAAGTAGATAATTAAATGGTTAAGTTGATCATATAAAGGAAGTGTATTTATTGTCTTCAAAATCAAAAAGAGTTAGAAAGCATATACTCTCAGATGTTCTTGAAAAGCTTAGGCATACTTATGTCGATCTTGGTTTCAAAGAGGTTTATAATCCTATCTTCATAGAAGAGAGGGATATCTATAAGCAATGGGGTAATGAAGCTCCAACTATACTAGATCGATGTTTTTATCTTTCAACATTACCTAGACCTGACATAGGAATCAACCAAGAGAAGCTAGATACTATTAAAAAATGGGTCGATATAGAACCTAAAAAGAAGATCATCTTACAAAAAGTCTTCCATAATTATAAGAAAGGTTTTTTCGATAGTGATAAATTGGTCACTAAAATTGCTGAAACTCTATCAATAAATGAAGATAAAGCTTTGATGGTTCTGAGTGCCTTCCCTGAATTAAAGCATAAAAGACCTAATGTCACAAATCTAACCCTTAGGAGTCATATGACATCAGGATGGTTTTTAACTCTAAAAGAGTTTCAAGATAAAGAGTCACTACCGATCAAGCTTTTTTCGGTGGACCTATGTTTCCGTAGAGAACAAGCTTTGGATGCAACTCATCTTAGAAGCTACCATTCAGCTTCAAGCGTCATCATGGATAGACAAGTAGATCAAGAGCAGATAAAGCAAATTGTTGGAGGGTTATTAAAGCCGTTTGGAATAACAGTGGTCAAGTATGAAAAGAAAAAGAGGAGCGCTAGCTATTATGAAAAGAATACCGAAACTGAGGTCTTTGTGAAGATGAAAGGGCAAAAAGACTGGGTCGAAGTTGCAGACTTTGGAATTTATAACAATGATGTCCTTAAAAAATATAGAATAATGTATCCAGTCTTAAACTTAGGTTTGGGAGCAGAGAGATTGGCGATGGTTATCTTTGGCTTTTCAGATGTGCGTAAATTAGTATATCCTCAGTTCTATGTCAAGATAGAACTTTCTGATGAAGAGATAGCCTCTTCTGTAACTATAGATAAAGTCCCTAAGACAGAAGAGGGGAAGAATATTCAACATGCAATAATTGAAGCGAGTGAAAAATTTGGAGATATACCTAGTCCTTGTGAACATACTGCATATGATGGTAAGATTCTTGGAAGGAAGGTAATACTAAAGCTAGTCCAGAGTGAAAAAGGGAAAAAACTTCTGGGAAGGGCAGCTTTTAATGAAATTGTGGCTTATGATGGCAATATACTTGGAATTCCAAAAAAAGATGTGCTTTCAAAAAAAGAGTTAATAAAAATAGCGAGAGATCAAGGGATTAAAACTGGAATTAGATATATCGATTCTTTGGCTGCAGCTATAGCCTACGATATTGAGGAAGCTATAAAGTCAGGTGAGGAAGGATTTGTTATGAAAAGGGCTATGACAAGTACTGCTGGGGACCTTAATATTAAAGTGAGAGAAGATGCATTGAAATTTATTACAAGTAAAAATAAAAGAATTGACTTAAGAGGTCCTGTCTTTATTGTGGCGATAGCTGAAATAGAATGATTTAGAGTCATTTACAGATTATAAAAATGTAAATATAGTATGATAGTAAACCCACGAATGATGGGGTTGCCTTTCTGTGAAGGATGAAAGCTTATTAACATTTAGTACTCTTAAGGAGAAGATGAAGGATTATCGCTCTCAGATAGAGAAGGCTTTAAATACAGAGTTAGAACATTATACACAATCTCACTTCTATAAACCTTTATGCTACGCTTTAAAGGGAGGCAAAAGGATAAGACCTATCATTCTCCTACTTTCAGCTGAGAGCATAGGCAGAAATGATGTTGAACCTTTATCGGCTGCGATAGCTATCGAGCTTTTACAAACAGAATCCTTGATTCATGATGACATTCTAGATGAAGAGATTCTAAGACGTGATAGACCAGCGTTCCATATCAAGTATGGTTTAGGTGCATCAATCTTGACTGCAGACTTTGTCTTTGGGATAATACTCGATATCGCTTTGAGATATAAGGATAAAAGGGTAGGAAAAGAGCTATCGTCAGTTGCTCTTCGCATGTGTGATGGAGAATTCCAAGAATTAAAGATTGATCCTAAAATTTATCGTTTGAGTTGGGAAGAATATCTAAACTTGATCTCTCAAAAAACTGCCTCACTTTTTGAAGCATCTGCAAAGATAGGCGGCATAATAGGTGGTGGGACAAATAATGAGATAAAGGCTCTTTCCAGTTATGGTTATTTCTTAGGCTTAGCTTACCAATTACAAGATGATCTACTCGATTGGAATAAAAAAGATAAAGCATCAAACGCTTTAGATATAAAGAAAGATCTCGACAAACTATCTTACTTAAAAAAGATGTCTGAGACATATATAATCAGAGCCAAGCAGAAGTTAAATTTATTGAGTAACACAAAAGCTAAAGAGCACTTATTCGATCTTGCTGATTTTATGATTTCGTATAGATAATGTTTTTAACTATAGGATTGGTATAAGACTACTCAATAATTCTGATAGAAATCCAGATGCACCTATGGCTACTAGTCCAGGATATATACCAAGAATTATTGCAAGAGTAGCAAGGATTATCATCGGAGCGAGCATGACTACAGACCCTTCCTTAGCATCTCTAGTTTTTTCAGTGGGTTGACCATAGAAGACTCTCCGCACAGTCCATAAGCCATAGCCAGCAGTTAATATCGAGCCAATTATTGCTAGAGACGTTATAAGAATGCGAATTGTATTCGGCTCGATAAGATAGCTAAAACCTTGAAGAGCGGTATACATAGAACCTGTGAAGATATATAATTCAGCCCAGAAGCCTATTATGAATGGAAAACCCATCAATCCAAGGAAACCAATAAGCGTGGCAACTGCTGTATAGGGCATCTTTGGACCAAGGCCACCAAGCTCTTTTATACTTCTTGTATTAAACTGATGGATTAAAACACCTGAAACCATGAAGAGTACAGCTTTAGCTAAACCGTGGCTTACATAAAGTAGAACTGCACCAAGAACACCTATAGTGGAGACTGATGCTATACCAAACAGCATATAGCCCATCTGGCTTATACTTGAGTATGCAAGGAGTCTCTTGATATCATCTTGTGCTAGAGCCATGTAACCTCCATATACCATCGTTACCAAAGCTAAAACAGATAGGATAAGCATGAATTGCGGTGTTTGAGTGGTGACAACTGCTGGAAAGCCTGTATAGACAATCCTTATCATTGCATATCCGCCAATTCCTATCATAGCAGGGGAAAGAAGTGCGCTTATTGGCGTTGGGGCTTCAGCGTGAGCATCTGGAAGCCATGTATGAAGAGGGAAAATCGCCATCTTCACGAATAAGCCTAATAAAATAGCTATTACAATAGCTAGTTGAGTACCTAAAGCAATTCCCTCAATGCCTTGAGATATTTCAAATATATTAAATGTGTTCGCTATGAAGCCTGTAGCGACTATTCCAGCGAGTAATGAGAGAGCGCCAGCTTCTGTGAACATGAAGTATTTGAATGCCACTCTCTCTTTCAGTCCTGTACCCCATATACCTATCAAAGCCCAAGATGGTATTAACATGAGCTCAAAGAATAGGAAGAAAGCAGCTAAATTCGTTACAAGAACAGTACCAATCATACCTGATGCATATAGAAGGTAAAGAGCAAAATATTTATCCAGAGCGTGCTCATGCGCCATATACTTTATTGAATATATAGAGATAACTGAACAAAGTATTGCTATAATTAAGGCTACAGGTGTACTGAGACCGTCTGCTCTTAAAGTGAAGTTACCAAGGCTTAAGGTTCCTATATCAGGAAGCCAAGCATATGAAGCTTCAAGCGCTTCAAATGTCGGGTCTAAGAATAACTGTAATTGAATATACCCTAAAAGACATGAGGAGTAAAGTAAGACTATGAATGATATCCAACCAGTCTTCTCTTTAAGGCGCTTACCACCGATTAAAGCAACAAGAGAAAAGGCAGCGGGTATGAGTATTGCCTGCATCAATATGAAGGAGTTGTCTTCGATCATATTCACCACGCAAAAACCATAAACATCAATATAATTAGGAAGATAAAGCCAAGGATCATGCCGATGACATTATAGTTTAGGAGTCCAGTGTGGCTTCTTCTAAAGCGGTTACAGAAGCCTTTTGCAGTATTTGCCAGCACATAATTGAACTTATCGATTCCATTTTTCTCTATATGATTCAAAGCCCATCTGCTGATGGAGATAGTAGGGTAGATAAAGACCTTGTAAAAGAAAGCGTTTATGTACCATCTTCTAAATAGAAAAGTCCATAGTGATTTTAACATAGGTCTAACTCCAACGAGATTAACTGGGTCTACAGATCGCTTTACATAGAGTCTATAAGCTAGCCATGTACCTATAGCGAGCATCACCAATGATGTTATTATCGTCATATAGACCGCCAATTCATGGGGTAATGCGCCCTCAGCTGCTGATAAAGATA
This window of the Candidatus Methylarchaceae archaeon HK02M2 genome carries:
- the sepS gene encoding O-phosphoserine--tRNA ligase — translated: MSSKSKRVRKHILSDVLEKLRHTYVDLGFKEVYNPIFIEERDIYKQWGNEAPTILDRCFYLSTLPRPDIGINQEKLDTIKKWVDIEPKKKIILQKVFHNYKKGFFDSDKLVTKIAETLSINEDKALMVLSAFPELKHKRPNVTNLTLRSHMTSGWFLTLKEFQDKESLPIKLFSVDLCFRREQALDATHLRSYHSASSVIMDRQVDQEQIKQIVGGLLKPFGITVVKYEKKKRSASYYEKNTETEVFVKMKGQKDWVEVADFGIYNNDVLKKYRIMYPVLNLGLGAERLAMVIFGFSDVRKLVYPQFYVKIELSDEEIASSVTIDKVPKTEEGKNIQHAIIEASEKFGDIPSPCEHTAYDGKILGRKVILKLVQSEKGKKLLGRAAFNEIVAYDGNILGIPKKDVLSKKELIKIARDQGIKTGIRYIDSLAAAIAYDIEEAIKSGEEGFVMKRAMTSTAGDLNIKVREDALKFITSKNKRIDLRGPVFIVAIAEIE
- a CDS encoding polyprenyl synthetase family protein encodes the protein MKDESLLTFSTLKEKMKDYRSQIEKALNTELEHYTQSHFYKPLCYALKGGKRIRPIILLLSAESIGRNDVEPLSAAIAIELLQTESLIHDDILDEEILRRDRPAFHIKYGLGASILTADFVFGIILDIALRYKDKRVGKELSSVALRMCDGEFQELKIDPKIYRLSWEEYLNLISQKTASLFEASAKIGGIIGGGTNNEIKALSSYGYFLGLAYQLQDDLLDWNKKDKASNALDIKKDLDKLSYLKKMSETYIIRAKQKLNLLSNTKAKEHLFDLADFMISYR
- a CDS encoding NADH-quinone oxidoreductase subunit M gives rise to the protein MIEDNSFILMQAILIPAAFSLVALIGGKRLKEKTGWISFIVLLYSSCLLGYIQLQLFLDPTFEALEASYAWLPDIGTLSLGNFTLRADGLSTPVALIIAILCSVISIYSIKYMAHEHALDKYFALYLLYASGMIGTVLVTNLAAFFLFFELMLIPSWALIGIWGTGLKERVAFKYFMFTEAGALSLLAGIVATGFIANTFNIFEISQGIEGIALGTQLAIVIAILLGLFVKMAIFPLHTWLPDAHAEAPTPISALLSPAMIGIGGYAMIRIVYTGFPAVVTTQTPQFMLILSVLALVTMVYGGYMALAQDDIKRLLAYSSISQMGYMLFGIASVSTIGVLGAVLLYVSHGLAKAVLFMVSGVLIHQFNTRSIKELGGLGPKMPYTAVATLIGFLGLMGFPFIIGFWAELYIFTGSMYTALQGFSYLIEPNTIRILITSLAIIGSILTAGYGLWTVRRVFYGQPTEKTRDAKEGSVVMLAPMIILATLAIILGIYPGLVAIGASGFLSELLSSLIPIL